The Pieris rapae chromosome 5, ilPieRapa1.1, whole genome shotgun sequence DNA window attaccaaCAAAGAAGTCACTTTTGGCTTTTGCTGCATGTTTGCCTTCTGAGCCATGAAATTGAGTTTCCTTCTTTCCCCATCCAACAGTTATAAATTCTTTTGCACCAAATTCTTCTGTTAGCAGTTCCACTTGATTCACTACGTCGTATGTGCATGACATTACTATAACCCTGTAGTCTTTTGTTACTAATGCCAACGACTCTTGATCGTGACTCCATTCAAATGCCttgaatattaaagtaaaaaagatAACTTAATTTTGATCATTACTAGttaaaatatgtagttttacattattcatattaatactTAGTAGACAAAGGTACATAACCGAAACTATTCATAAACTTAAAGCTAcagttttattaacacttaagatataaataaaaaacacttacCAAGATCCCATCTTCACAGATACCCTTTAATTCAAGATTAGCACCAGTTTCAGTCATTCCAAATATTTCCCCATTTGATAGCCCAATACTGAGGGTGTTTACCAAACTCAGATAAGCTGCATTGACTGGCGAGTTACGAAGCGAAGATATCTCAGAAAGGTCTTTAGACCATTTTAACCTTCcattattactaaaacatCGGACAATAAGGTTATGTGTGCACAAAAATAATTCTCCAGCAGGACATGCTCCATGACGACCATAGCAGGCGCATGATATTTCTTCAGttaaatattcaagttttctCGCGGAACTCCTCCAAAGTTGTAAATTCcgcattttatttgaaaacttatattaaGTTCCTCAAACACAACATGAAAGCAAcaagttaaaaaaacacacCCTTGTACAATGTAAGCATGAAAATTTGCCTAATCAATAAAAGTAAAGTCACAGAGAATTCTACTATAAGGTACAGTGTTCATCACTTctcaaaatttaaactatctaTGGTTTAAACCACAGACTACTGTctgaatacattttaataaatttttttcaccATTGTGAACCCATCCGTCTGGTACAAATCCTGGATTTAGGTTTTTCCCTTCTGTCTTTTACCTACTGAAGTCGTTATACACGGTGATCTCAATGCCCATCATTCTGAGTAGGTAATTGAACTCTCGTACGACCAACTATTTGGCAAGAGGTTTTCATGATTTCCCTCTTTTACATGCACTTTAACTCAACGCCTACGCGAACACCAGACCGAGGCTTTATTCCCTCTGACCCACAAGTCGAGTTTCCCTGGCAGTCTTTCCTGTATCGTACTTAAGACATGTGCTTACGAGTTGACTCCGATACTTACACGGCTCTTTTAACTATTAGTTCCAAGTTCATGAAATACTGCACACGTTCACCCATTGCTAAAAACGATGGCCGCTACAGACCTATCGCAATCACTTCTATATTTTCAAGCTAATGTGGTCTATTATCAAGTGGCAGcttttttttacgtaaataCGTCTTTATAATTGCTTCCATAGTGGGAATTTTCTTCCATTGATCAAAAAACcaatgataacaaaatcgGGGAATACAATTTGATGCTGCAGATTCATATCTATCATCTTCATTCTAAATTCAATAACACCATTAAATAGCTAAAGAATCAAAGAATTCATTTCGCCAAGTAAAGACTGCGACGCATCGCGCGCGGGGGAGGGGGAAGCGCCGCCAGTTTGAGATGATTTTGCTGCGTATCAAAAATTCCACTAAGTAGTTAGTATAACTTTTGACTTGGAAAAGCTACGAGGTTCGTTTAAGTTTCAATAGTCAGCTCGCGCCAAAAGTGgttaaactttccaatatggtAAGtactatctacaaaaaaaatttgagcATTCAAATCGACGggtcatattggaaagtttatccataaaataatcatgacGGTGCCAGTACATGCAGTCCAGCAGCTGGGCCGGTTGAAATTATGCAAGTGGATAATGAAATAACTTCTATATGCATTGATTTTGCACGATCGTCGATTATGAAGGCAGTTTGTCAATAATCCATTCGGACATAAGTGTGATGTATGTCGTCTATGGTTTCTGCGGTCATTGTAGCCAGTAAGgcagtaaatgaaaaaaacgtATTCACGTACAACACACGGCCGTGTCCACGACACAGCCACACCCCATTTtctttatagaataggggcaaatgggcaggaggctcacctgttctataaaaaaaaaagctctTGCGATCGTCGATGTGATCGTTACCACTAACAGCTTTCACCAAGGTCGTTGTACTGGTGATCATCTTGCCTATCTAACTCGACATGTGGACCGAAGCTGTGTTAGAGAGTAAGGGAGAAGGATTGGTCGCTAGCTTGGATATAGCTAAAGCCTTTGATAGAGTTTTGTATGGTGCACTTCTTTGTGCAAAACTACCGTCATACGGTTTACCCGATGTTTAACAGATTTACTTGTAGGACATTAAAGTCAACTAGAAGACGGAGTGTGATCTAATGTTAGACCATAAATGCAGGCGTTCCGCAAGGACTTGATCTCTCGCCTACCCTGTCCGTTCTGCAAATGAATGACCTGTTAAACATCGACAAGAGCCTTAACAAACCCAAATTACGAGACAATGGAGAATGacgatagatagatagaaaaGACGATAATGGAGAAGGTTTCTGTGTGGGATAGAAGCAATATGTTAAGTTTAGGTAACCCTACAAAGACACAGCTTTATTCGTTTTCTCTCCATTTGAAGGTGCTCTCCTTCGTACTTCAAACTGTAGCAGTATAGGAGTATATTGGAGTAGGCATATCGCAAGAAGTCTAATTATGCAAGCTTTCTGCAATGTTCTTGAAAGAACGGCCAAGCCAAACGGGATTCCAAAAAGCTAGGTGTTTTGGGTGGGGCTAAGCAGCATTATATTGAGGTACAACATATTATGCAGTTCAACTAAGCTCAAGTGCAACCTGATATGAAATACTGCTTACATTTCTGGGCCGGTGCTTCCAAATACCAGCTTCATTCTTTTGACCAAATTCAGCGAAGGGCTTGAcacattttcaatattaataatcgGCTTAATTGTCTCTACGCAGAGACAATGTGACTCTTACGTATTCTGCATCGTACTATAGTGTtctaaatagttaataataattgtttatttgttccCTTCTGCCTTGTTCCAATACCGTATGAGCcgtattaattcaaaatttcatcAGCATCACTTTGATGACGGCCTGCATTACAAGtatttcttttgcgaactagcaaGCTGTGTGATTATACTCCCAAGTTTGGGTTTTCCCTAGGAGAACGACgatatgtttaaagaaagtGTATAGGGAAGATCCCTCAAATGTCCATGGGCAACGATGACCGCACTTGTTAGTCGTCCTGTAGGCCTGTTTTCCCCCTAGTTGCATAAGAAAAAAACCAGTTACAAACATATAAGTCTTAGATTAagtatatatcaaatatataataatagaatcaatgtttgcattaaaaataaaacttattgttTCCATGCTTATTAATCATTGAAAGATTGTTTCTCTTGTTTCCAGGAAAATGCATATCTActcttttaaattacatttatatctaaaattaaaaccaatcAACTTTatagttacatattttattctctacattcatttaatattcttatactAGAGACTTCACACTTCAGGATAGTATGTGGTTTCAAACTTCTTTCTAGCTCTTGGATATGGCCTCAAAACTTTGGGTATATACGGTGGCAGATGTTCATCTAGTCTGCGTTTGTATGGATTCACACCTAATTCAAATGGCCTTCTTTTAGCTTCGAAGAAACGcgttttgtgtttaattttgtaaatgtctTCCCAAAGATATACCTCTGGTAGTAAATTATGTTTGGGACGATTAGAAACTAAATGTTTATATCTATCTTCAAGCCAACAACGTCTATTATCATCTTCTATATCAGCTACAACCTGTGTATCCTTACCAAGATAGGGCTTCATTTCATGTTCACGTGCTTCTGGcgtatttagataaaactgaactagcatttttaaaacatcttGATTAAGGCCTTTTACTTGACTATTTTCAAtagtttcaaataatttcattggTGCAGTTCCAAAACAAATGTTGTGTTTCAAATTTTTGTCAATCATATCAATATTCATGGTTATTGTATTTAGTTGGTATGCATAGAGTGATATAAAGTGTCCATTGGTAATAACTGTTTGAGTGGATAATGGGTATGTTATGTCATTGTATGATGTAAATCCTTGGTAGTTAGCCTGAGCTAATAACCAACCGAAGCTGGCTAACATAGCTTGGCAATGTAAGGCCTCTAAATTATCTTGTGGACCATATGATTCCTTTCGATTTAAAATGTGTCCTCTACCATGAAATGAGAGTAGTCCAAACTCATCTATATCACCTGGCCAAAATCCTAAAACAGGTTTAATGTCAAAAACTTGTAAccttatttttactaaaaatattatttgcatcagatttacctacataaataaaaagtcatattatataatatataatatgactttttattatatttattttatatatatatttttttatatatataatagtcagagatattttttttgacacagtagcaatttctataaaaactttatgaaGATCTCGATCGTCTTGCAAAATCAGCCTATATTAACCTACACATCGACGCAAGAAAACGAAAAACGTACGACAAAACTTGATGCTTTTGctttttacgaaaaataagtatttttgattgatttgttGCTTACGCCGCGCCATTCTTGCAgtcaaaaatgaaaaaaggCTGAACTATTCAGAATGGATAAGATGTTTCCTGTTTTTAGAGAGTTCCATAGCCatcctaacctaacctaaccaaccgaaataaattttattaatagaattatacctattttaaaaatatttgtgattaCAGCTTTTTACCTTTTCTTAAATGAATGAGTGTTAAAAAgtgttcaataaattaatttaaattggctataaataaaaatatatataatataataaaaatatgtttttaaattatattccatGCCTATGCCTTCCTATGTAAGTACTGATAAGGTTTTTCGGCAGTCGTTCCTCTGGtttctttattgttttgttgtgACCAAAAATTGTTTAGCAATTTGCAtaacagataataaaataatcttaataaaattgaggtaatatatttaaatttgaataaaactatttggaatacatataaaaatattgataatgaattgaatttattacttGAATGATCAAGTAATAACTTGATCATAATAACAGCAACATACCTGGTATGTTTGTTCCATGTCTAAACTCTACAGTATAACCAACACTCTCAGGAAAGTAAGAAAACTTTTCAACCTTAAATTCAGGGTTTGTGGCCTCACTGTATGGAACAAATGGCTTCAATGGTAGGTGATTTCTAACTGTTAAAATTGGTGTtcctgaaaaacaaaatatttttttagtcaataaaataaataaacataatgtatGTCACATGAATGTTGTTCCAAAacaatctttataaaaaataaagtaaagacaaatttctaatattcttttaaatgtaagcGATGTCTATGCTTTGGCaagagaatatttatttatttacagaaatacatacattatccttactTATAAGATAATGTtgagaaaaaactaaaatggaaCACATAATAACACAATATCGTTATGTGTACTATGAATTCACTTtgcgaacatataaatatggcAATAGAATCCGGGACAGCTTTCAGTAGGTGCCGTATCTTTGACATTGGAGATAGGAACTGAGGTCTTGCAACACACTACAATCTTTTAGTACATAGTAGGCCAACTGTAAGTAACTTTTGGTTAGTAATTCATTGTATCCCTCCCAGCCAAATAAGGTTGGATGTACTcaacattatttctttatttaattttatatagaggGAAGTAGGAATAGTCCCATACAGTCTGTTAAAAAGGTATTGTTTATGTGGTCCAAAATAGATGTATTCTTTCTCTGCCACAACCAAAGCTTCTATgtctaaaatgtattttaaaatttaattgattttagttACATGATTATCACTAACTCTATCTACCTTTATATTGTACAGGCCGGTCAATTGGTTCATACAATCTATCTTTTAGGGGAGCATATTGTTTTCTCCAATTCACAACATTATCTGGAACGTTAGAACCTCCCATAAACCAAAATGCTTCATGTCTTGGATCATAATCAATctgaaattatgtaataatatcttagacagaaaaaaattatatagctTAGGGCTTTATTATAGGCTTATATGTACGGCTGATCAAATTTTTTCAAAGACATTAAGCTACCTACATAACCCTAAACTAATTTATGCACAAGAACATAAACAAGGAATTTACCTGTGATGGTAATATGTGAGGCACTTTATCTGCAGCATTGTTAGTTATAATCCTGTTTATTTgtcttacaatattttttgctaGGTTGTCTTCTTTTTGTGACTCTTTCAACAGGTAATCATCACTCCTCCtatttcaaaaacaatattcataataagtagatcattattttaaataaataaaaagtaatccTTACCTTATACTGATGTTTTCCATAACAATACAGTCTTCAACTTgagattttatttcattaacaatTGAGTCTGCTAATTCTGAAGTCTCACTGTATGCTGTAGGAAGGGtttcaattgatttaaaatgagTTCTTGTATAGAACTGTACAAGAGGCAAAGCACTGTATGGGAAGCGATCGTCTCTTAACATAATACATGGCCATCCATAATAACGAGGCATATTTAGAGCAATTTGCTTTTCTTCAACTGTGtcaatctttttaattttttcatatactGCTTGTCTTTTTCGTAATTTTCTTGCTTGTAAAGACATGTCTTGAATTTGAGGATAGTTTGGGGTTTCGGTATACTCATTTTCCTCCGTTAAGGCGACTTGGGCATACCTAcgtaaagttaatttttttgctttgGTAAAAACTCTCTGTCCTCTAACAGAAAGCATctcgatatttttattatataattacactatttaaattaaatcataatcaACGATTTTGAAGGTTctacataaatacaataaataaatatttttctgtaattgATTTATCGTAACTAGGAAGATTTTGTTGTATGTAGTCTATGTACTAAGTATGTATCTTTAATGatataacctcaaaattaataagatatatttttttcgccCATGGCGCAGGCTTTAGTCTTTCGACCATACCGCCTAGTCTTTCGTAGAATTTTccattaattatatgttaggTTCATTTGTCTTTCgtaaatttcaatttcttttCAAATCCATGTTTCAACTTTTAAGTTATGTCAAATCGAAATCGTTATCAAGTGGTAtcaaatgtattattagtTTTGTCGTCGTTTGGTTAAATCCGTGCAAGTATAAAGTCCTTTCCCATTTGGgataaattacatttcattAAATGATGATGATCATCATATTATAAGGAcctgaattataaaattagatataatatcAAAGTCTACTGTTTGTTTTCCCCTTTCTTGCAGGGTGCAGGCAATAgtgcagtttttttatttttttttataatttatttcataaccaTGGATACAGAGTCCTTCAGTAGtgcagttttatatttatagtattgcCAACTCGGATTTTGAAAATTACGTTAGAAAATTACGTGATttagtaatatgtaattttataggAAAAGTTCGTAGATCTCCGTACTTTTTTACGAGTGAAATGAAGAGGGCAGTTTAGGTAAAAGTGAATAaaacgatgtttttttttaaatgttcattATTACTTTCTGGTAAATTAAAtctgtacatttttttagcaCAAATTCGACCAAATATAATAGTCACAAATAggaattgtatatatttaataaaaaaactaaaccacCTTCAAATTGTCAAAACTAGACCAATCATCATAGTTGGTTCACCCAATCGAAAGTTATGAGGTAAccaattcaattatatatatcccCATCATCATGTTTAAGACACATGTGGCCACGAAATCTGGATCTGACCATTAGAATACACTATGCCAAACCAAGAACAACAAAAGCcttagtataaattatttaagtacaaaaGAATGATCGAAAACcttcaaatacaaaaaaaatgtgagcgtGTTCTAGTGTACACTCGTAACAAGAGAAACTTCTTGATGATGTATAATATGCAACTTTGCACATAggtacaattatttcattttactactaagattattactatcgtttgttatcgttattatacatttttgttattaagggCTTCGACCGTGGCAGGGACAAAAAAACAATGGCCCGTAACGGAAAAATGTCACGCGTAACCAAAAAACgtgacggtaattttttttaaatagcaaaTAACTGTACTTGGCATGTTTTAGAAATTTCCCCTAAACCCCAAATATTCTCTCCCCCTTTACTAACCTAACTCGATTGAGAA harbors:
- the LOC111003987 gene encoding 28S ribosomal protein S30, mitochondrial yields the protein MLSVRGQRVFTKAKKLTLRRYAQVALTEENEYTETPNYPQIQDMSLQARKLRKRQAVYEKIKKIDTVEEKQIALNMPRYYGWPCIMLRDDRFPYSALPLVQFYTRTHFKSIETLPTAYSETSELADSIVNEIKSQVEDCIVMENISIRRSDDYLLKESQKEDNLAKNIVRQINRIITNNAADKVPHILPSQIDYDPRHEAFWFMGGSNVPDNVVNWRKQYAPLKDRLYEPIDRPVQYKGTPILTVRNHLPLKPFVPYSEATNPEFKVEKFSYFPESVGYTVEFRHGTNIPGFWPGDIDEFGLLSFHGRGHILNRKESYGPQDNLEALHCQAMLASFGWLLAQANYQGFTSYNDITYPLSTQTVITNGHFISLYAYQLNTITMNIDMIDKNLKHNICFGTAPMKLFETIENSQVKGLNQDVLKMLVQFYLNTPEAREHEMKPYLGKDTQVVADIEDDNRRCWLEDRYKHLVSNRPKHNLLPEVYLWEDIYKIKHKTRFFEAKRRPFELGVNPYKRRLDEHLPPYIPKVLRPYPRARKKFETTYYPEV